From a single Loigolactobacillus coryniformis subsp. coryniformis KCTC 3167 = DSM 20001 genomic region:
- a CDS encoding metallophosphoesterase: MRKIAMTSDNHFDVNQLDANELLTQQAAYLLAQHYTDYLIAGDLFNDFTASVAYVEALAKRLAPQCRVFFIAGNHDMVRGADFATLQSGVNGHYVHQKMIDFPGTNYVLIGNNGWYDYQFAQVPDKTAADFAQWKRAYWIDGVIEQPLSDRQRMELVLSDTAAKLAQAAAQHKQVLYMTHFVPQDAYISHVPRQPHWEMANALMGSPRLGALLSRYHVAYALFGHTHFKYPPRQIAGTTYFCRPVGYGTKRHYEWKFGTDFISEWQACLQTLVLE, from the coding sequence ATGCGTAAAATTGCGATGACCAGTGATAATCATTTTGATGTGAACCAGCTTGATGCAAACGAATTGTTGACCCAGCAGGCTGCTTATTTGTTAGCGCAGCATTACACCGATTATTTGATTGCTGGCGATTTGTTCAATGATTTTACCGCAAGTGTCGCTTACGTCGAAGCATTGGCCAAGCGCTTGGCACCACAATGTCGTGTGTTTTTTATTGCCGGTAATCACGATATGGTGCGTGGTGCTGATTTTGCTACCTTACAAAGTGGGGTCAACGGGCACTATGTACATCAAAAAATGATCGATTTTCCTGGTACCAACTATGTTTTGATCGGGAATAATGGCTGGTATGATTACCAATTTGCTCAAGTACCAGATAAAACAGCGGCTGATTTTGCCCAGTGGAAGCGGGCTTACTGGATCGATGGTGTGATCGAACAACCGCTGAGTGATCGGCAACGTATGGAGCTGGTTTTAAGCGATACAGCAGCTAAATTGGCACAAGCCGCCGCGCAACACAAGCAAGTACTGTATATGACGCATTTTGTGCCGCAAGACGCATATATCAGTCATGTCCCGCGCCAGCCGCACTGGGAGATGGCTAACGCTTTAATGGGCTCACCACGTTTAGGTGCTTTGTTAAGTCGTTATCATGTTGCTTATGCGTTATTTGGGCATACGCATTTTAAATATCCACCGCGGCAAATTGCTGGGACCACTTATTTTTGTCGGCCAGTGGGCTATGGCACCAAACGTCACTACGAATGGAAATTTGGAACGGATTTTATCAGTGAATGGCAGGCGTGCTTACAGACATTAGTACTGGAATAA
- the ltrA gene encoding group II intron reverse transcriptase/maturase, which yields MRKSQKTEQADRQRMIGLEDQRQTGARSIASGEGEKMSGTQFQALVLARNNLNLAYQRVVRNKGAAGVDGMTVDELKPYLKVHREELLAELANGTYKPAPVKQVSIPKPNGGTRKLGIPTVIDRLVQQAVAQVLSPIYEQIFANNSFGFRPQRSAHDAVQQVVQLDNAGYHYVVDLDLKAYFDTVNHDMLMKFLKQRISDRWILRLIRRFLTSGTMNGQLFERSEKGTPQGGPISPLLANIYLNEFDQELARRGHEFVRYADDCNIFVKSPRAGQRVLASVTRFLEHELKLTLNQEKTQVVATNRMKFLGFTLGHTKGRAFPYPVWSAKQRVKQALRRLTKRNRGVSEDQIMAEIRQKMRGWLQYYSLGRMKRFITELDAWLRSRIRQYIWKQWKKAKTRENNLSGLGFTKDEAKLSANTRKGYWRTAHSKTLCRTLTNKELERRGLINLSQTLQQIQSA from the coding sequence ATGCGAAAATCGCAGAAAACAGAACAAGCTGACCGCCAGCGGATGATAGGTCTGGAAGACCAAAGACAAACTGGGGCGCGTAGTATCGCCTCCGGTGAAGGAGAAAAGATGAGTGGCACTCAGTTTCAAGCATTAGTTTTGGCCCGCAACAACCTGAATTTGGCTTATCAACGTGTGGTCAGGAACAAAGGGGCGGCCGGAGTTGACGGTATGACCGTTGATGAATTGAAACCGTACCTGAAAGTACATCGCGAAGAATTACTCGCAGAATTGGCCAATGGGACTTATAAACCGGCACCAGTCAAGCAAGTCTCAATTCCAAAGCCCAACGGTGGAACGCGTAAGCTTGGCATTCCGACCGTGATCGACCGGCTAGTCCAGCAGGCCGTGGCCCAGGTCCTTTCGCCGATATATGAACAGATCTTCGCCAACAATAGTTTTGGTTTTCGACCCCAACGCAGTGCACATGACGCAGTTCAACAGGTCGTTCAGCTAGATAATGCGGGTTATCACTATGTGGTTGATCTGGATTTGAAGGCCTACTTCGATACGGTTAATCATGACATGCTTATGAAGTTTCTCAAGCAGCGAATTAGTGACCGCTGGATACTACGGCTCATTCGCCGTTTTCTGACTAGTGGCACCATGAATGGGCAATTGTTTGAACGCAGTGAGAAAGGCACACCGCAAGGCGGGCCGATCTCGCCACTGTTAGCGAATATTTATCTCAACGAATTCGACCAAGAACTAGCTAGGCGCGGTCATGAATTTGTCCGTTACGCCGATGACTGCAATATCTTTGTTAAAAGTCCACGCGCGGGCCAACGAGTCCTCGCTAGTGTGACTCGTTTTCTCGAGCATGAGTTAAAACTCACGCTCAATCAGGAAAAGACACAAGTGGTCGCCACCAACAGAATGAAGTTCTTAGGTTTTACGTTGGGCCACACTAAAGGCAGGGCTTTTCCCTATCCGGTGTGGTCAGCGAAGCAGCGAGTTAAACAAGCATTGAGGCGGCTGACTAAGCGTAATCGTGGTGTATCCGAAGACCAAATAATGGCAGAGATTCGTCAAAAGATGCGCGGTTGGTTGCAGTATTACAGCTTGGGTAGAATGAAGCGGTTCATCACGGAATTAGATGCGTGGCTGCGGTCACGTATTCGCCAGTACATTTGGAAACAATGGAAGAAAGCCAAAACTAGAGAGAACAACTTGAGCGGATTAGGATTTACGAAAGATGAAGCTAAGCTATCCGCTAACACGCGTAAAGGGTACTGGCGGACAGCGCATAGTAAAACGCTGTGCCGTACCCTAACTAACAAAGAGCTGGAACGTCGTGGACTCATTAACTTGAGTCAGACGCTCCAGCAAATTCAGAGTGCTTAA